GAAACCAAGGCGATTGGCTGGATGCTGGTGCCTGAGACCCTGTGGGGTCTTTGGCGGCAGCGCTGCCGCTGGGCCCAGGGAGGCGTAGAAGTTATTCGCCGACATCGCAACGTTTGGAGTGACTGGCGGCAGCGGCGTATTTGGCCGCTGTATATTGACTATGTTCTCAGTATTATTTGGGCCCATATTTTCCTGCTTTGTATGATCTTTTGGAGCTATGGGTGGCTTAGCGGCGATTGGTTTCTCATTGCTCAGCTAGGAAACCCCGTTGCTCTGTGGAATGGTTCGGTGATTGCGTTGGTATGTATGCTGCAATTTGCCGTGAGCTTGCTGGTGGATAACAAATATGATAAGCATCTTTGGCTTACGTATTTTTGGGTTATTTGGTATCCTGTCATCTATTGGGTTTTCAATGCCATGACGGTGTTGGTGGCCACGCCTCGGGGTCTCACCAAAAAATTTGGGAAAGCGGCGACCTGGGCTAGTCCGGATCGCGGTCTAAGGGCGGTGACGCATGATGCGCAGCAAAAATGAGCTTCCCATCATCTTTGTGCCTCAATTGGAACCGAAGGGGCAGCGGACGCTAGAAGGAATGCTGAAATTTATCCTGACCGTTATTTTCATCTTGATTTTAGCGGTTCTTACGCTTGCGCTGTGGATTGCTTCCGGATTTCATGTGCAGGAGCAGGTTTTGGCGGACGCCTATATCAAGAGGTCCTGGGGGATGTTGTTTACAGTGGGGTGGGTTGCCTTAGCGGCGTTTCTGATTATGCTGGTTTGGCAGCAATACAATCTGCGTGTTTTTGGCAAACGAACGAGGCGGCAGTTTCCACCGCCTGTAGGTCCTGCGGAAGTGGCAAGGATGCTGCAAATTTCGGAGGAAACCGTGATTCATGCGCAAGAGCTGCGTATTGGAGTGTTTCATGTAGAAGACGGCAAGCGAATATTGTGCGATGATGAATTTGTGTGCACGTCCTTAGAGAGTGTGACTACTATGGAAGAACCGAAAAAAAGCGGCGAATAGCCGCTTTTTTTATTTCTCCTAAAAGTAGTAAGATGAATTATTCTATTGATGAAAATGATAAAATAATGGTGTAAAAAACATAAAAGCGTAACAATGAAGCGTTGGTCCTGGGACTTAAAGCTTAAAAAAGCGTGTAAAATAATGGATTTGTTTGGCGCTATTTGGTATAATCGGTCTTGTCGTTGTGCCGTGTCCGCTGGATGTAGATTTACGTTAGGGACATTTTTTTTTTGCTGAAATGGTGCTTGTAACGAGAGGATGGGATCGTTTGAAGAAAAAGACAGGATTGGCGTTATGCTTGGCAATGATTTTTTTGTTAAGTTTTGCGACGTATGGAGAAGTGAAAGATCACTCACAGAGTTTGTCGCCTCGGCAGGAAATGATTAAGCTTGTTCAGGAACTGCGGCAGTATGCGCGGGCGCAGAAAAGCGATTTTGTGTGTATTGGCAATAATGGCTTAGAATTGATGATGGAAAAGGACGAATTGGTTTCTGAAAATGAGCTTTCGGGCATGCTGGCAGGTTTTGACGGTATGTTGCTGGAGTCCTTTTTTTATGGTTCGGATATGGAAAGCAACAAGAGAACGCCGCTGGAGCATCGTATGTACTTGATGGATGCGCTTAAACGTTTCCAAGGAGCGGGCAAGCCGGTTTTCAACATTGAATATGCGAATGACCCTGAGATTATGGGAAGCGCTTATCGCCAAAGTCAGCGTGCCGGGCTGATTCCTCTTGCTGCGGATCGGAGAGAATTGAACAATATTCCTCAATATCCCGCTACCGTTTGGGAAGAAAACGCATCGCCGATTACCAAGCTGGGGGAGGCGCGCAATTTCCTGGCATTATTTAATCCAGATCGATTTGAAACAAAAGAAGAATATTTACAGGCTTTAGAACGTTCGCGCTATGATGTATTGATTATAGATGCTGAATATCAGGGGGAATGGCTGGAGCCGGCAGATGTAGCCCGCCTTCAGCGCAAGCCAAACGGCGTTAGACGCTTAGTGCTTTCCTATTTTAGTATCGGAGAAGCGGAATCATACCGTGCCTATTGGAAGGAAGAATGGAATAAAAAGCCGCCAGCTTGGATTGTGGAGCTTAACCAAGATTGGGAGCACAATTATCGTGTAAAGTACTGGGCTCCAGAATGGAAGCAGATTTTATACGGAAGTCCGTCAGCGCAGTTGGATCGTATTTTGCAGGCAGGCTTTGACGGCGTCTTTTTGGATGTAGTAGATGTATATCAATATTTGTAATAGAAAACACGAGGAGGTGAGCATGTGAAGGTTTTAGTAGTAGGGAAGCAAGACGTAGTAATTGATTCGTTACTGGTTCGCTTGCGAAAAGAAGGCAACGAGGTATCTTGGAGTCCATTAGAAAGCAACCTAAGCTACGGGGGGGCTTGCAACCTGGAAGCGCTGCTGGCGCTGCATAAGCCGGAGTGTTTAATATATCGGCCCTTTGGGGACGGGAATTTACAGGGGCTGGAGGGGGAAAATGCGGTAAGTTTGCTGGGGCAATTGCTTTTGTACGCTGAGAGACAAGGCGTATCGCGTTTTTTCTTGCTTTCTTCTTCACGGATCTTTGGGGTTGCAGGAAAACGTCTTTGGGAGTCATCGCAAGTCGTATGCCCCGAAGGAGACCAAGCGGCTGTTCTTTCAGCGATGGAGCGCTTGCTTCTATGTTGGCCAAAGGAAAAAGGGCTAAACACCTGCGTTGTTAGAATCCCGCTGGTATATGGAGAGGCGCAGAGTATAGAGGAGAAAGCATTATTCTTGCGGCGGCTTCAAGCGGCAAGAAAGACAACGACTGTAGTGGGCGGCGATTATTTGCACGCAGGCGACGCGGCAGACGGGATAGAACGTCTTTTGCGAAGCGCCCAAGATCTGCATATTGTACATTTGGCTGCAGTAGAGCCTGTGTCGATAGAGCTGGTGATGAAATGTCTTAATGCAACCCCGTGGCCGGAAATAGAGAAGGAAGAGATAGTAGGCTGGCCTTCTTTGGCAGTGTCGGAAGAGGTCGAAGCATTGCAAACGTGGCGACCGCGTTATTCCCTGAAAAGTGATTTAAGCGAGTGGAGCATACCAGGAGCCGAGGCGTCGCGCAATAGGGGCGCGGGATCTTGGCGGAGCTGGCTGGCACAAAAAAAGCCGTACTTAGAAAACGCTACTTTGTTCGCTTTGCTGGCGGCATTCAGCTTTGCTAATTCGTTTGGCGGTTTGATTGATTTGCGCTTGGGTGTAGATTATAACTTTCTTTATATTGCCCTTATGGGGCTTTTGTACGGGAAAAAGCAAGCTTTGCCGGCGGGAGCCTTGGCTGCGGCCTTATTCATATTTCATTTGCAGTTGCGCGGGATGGACGTATTAACGGGTTTATACCAAATGGAGTATTTAGTGCATCTGACATTGTATTTGCTGGTAGCGATTGTGACAGGTTATGTTACTGATAACGCCAAGCGTCTTACGGAAGACCAAACTTTGACGATGCAAAATCTGCAACATCGCTATGAAGATTTACGCAATCTTTATGGAGAAAGCCTGCGCCTTAAGGATAGTTTAGCAGCGCGTATCGTTAATGCCAATGACAGCCTAAATCAGATTTATGACGTGGTTCGCAGTTTGGACAGTGTACGTCATGAAGAAGTGTACACAGAAGCAGTAGAGGTAGTGGGACGTATTTTACAGATACCGGCTGTTGCTCTATATACAGTAAATGCCGAAAGCACCTATTTGCGGTTGCGTGTGAGAAGCCATGCTTGCGCGCAGTCTATAAAAAACTCTCTTCGTATTACGGACATGCCTCATTGCAAGACCTTAATGGAGGAACGGCAAGTTTGCGTTAACCGGCAGCCTGCTGAAGGGGAACCGGTTTTTGCGGCGCCTATTTCGTACCATGGACGCGTGGTGGCGGTATTGCATTTATACGGGGCGACGTTTGAAAAAATGTCATATTATCATGCGGATTTACTGCGTGTAGTGGCGTTGATGGTTTCGGATGTTCTTGGACGCGCCTATGAATATGACCAACTGCAGCAAGATCAGCGCTATATTGAGGGAACCAGCATGCTTCAAGCGGAAGAGTTTGAAAAGGTGAAAGAGGAAATGCAGAATCGCCAGGAACGGTTTCTGCAGGACTATGCGCTGTTGGTGTTGTCTGGGGAGACGGAGCTGGAAAAACTTTGTAAGAAAGTATCGGCGTTGATACGTGCAGAGGACTATCTAGGGGTTGGACGAGACGGATCGGTGCAGTTGCTGCTGCCCAATACCTCCGCGGGCATGGCGGCGCAAGTTATGGACAGACTTCGAGATGCGGGCTTTGTGGTTGAAGAAAGGGTGGCGTAATATGACACTGGCAGCATGGTTGAGCGGACAAGCCTTATTGGCAGGAGGGTATTCGGTAGGAGCTAAGCTCATGCGCGGGGAACGAAGAGCTTGGGTACAGGGCTTGCTGATTTTGCTCTTGCCGGTATGGGGCTTGGTTTTAGTGGCGCTTTTGCATGGAAAAAAAAGCGGTAGCGACGAGCTGCCTGATTTATATGCAGGCTTTCGGAAACAGGTGCGCACTTTGCGGCGGCCAAGTCAAGAAGAATATCAGTTAATGCCTGTGGTCGATGTGCTGAAAGTGCAAAATTCCCGTGCGAAGCGGGGGTTAGTGGGGCATGCGGTACAAAAAGGATTGCTGCATAGCGCGCCGGTCTTGTCGGCGGCTGTTCGCGACTCCGATCAGGAGGTGGCCCATTACGCAGTGTCGGTATTGACTCATCGGCAAGCTCAAGTGGAACGCCAGCTTCGGCGAGCTAAAGACGGCATGAATATTGATGCGGATGCAGGTGCGGAGTGGGCGTTGCGGTATGTTGACTTAGCGGCTGAATACCGTCGAATTGCAGTGCTGGATGAAAATGCGCAACATATTTTCTTTCGCGAGTACCTGGGTGTGTTGGAACAGGTGTTGGCTCAAAAGAAAGAAGTTTGGTATTTCGAAGAAGCAATGGATGTTTTGGAAGCGATGGGAGATGTGCCAGGGGCCTTGGCAATAGGGACAGAGTTTCAAGAAACCTTTCCTAGCCGCGAAGAGCCGTATTTTCGTCTGTTGTCCTTGCAGCATCAACAAGGACGGTACCAGGAGTTGCAAGAGACTCTAGAACGGATGAAAAAGCAGATTCCGCTCTTTTCGAAAGAAGCAGTTCGAGTGATCCGGTTTTGGCAGGGAGATGCTTCCTATGCATCATAAGAGTATTTATTTTGTATTAGGATTAGTGTTGTTTTTAGGATTGCTTTTTCAATATAATCGGCAAGATGGTTTTTTGCACTTGTTGAAAAATACTAACGATCTAGTTTTAAGGCCGGTGCAGGATGCCCCGGCAGATGTTAAAAATCTGGCGGAAGAAACCTTGCTGCTTGTGTACGACCCGTTGGATGGCGATAGCTTGCGTATTCGGGCGAACGTGGAACGGACACTTCGTTACATGCATAAAGCCGTACGGCCGGTGTCGGTGCAGGGAGCAAGTTCTTTCGAAGGCTATAGCGGTGTAATTGTAACGGCTTCACGGTTAGATCGGATTGTCGGCAGCGCTGCTTTGCGGCAATATGTACAGCAAGGAGGCTCGTTATACGTCCTTGCAAGTCCGGCGCTGGAAGCGGTTTCGCCGGAATGGGCTGAACTGCTTGGTTGGCAGAGTGTTGATGAACAAGAATCTTCTTATGGTCTGAAGATGGAAAGCGATCTGCTTTTGGGAGCGAAGGGGTTGGAGCTGTCGGAGGATGATATGGTCAACTCCTCGCTGCACGGTGAACTTCGCTCTGGAGTCAAAGTTCACGCCAAGTCCCAAGATGAAGTACCGCTATTATGGGAACATCCTTACGGGCAGGGACGCGTAGCGGTATGTAACGGCAATCTTTTAAGCAGCAAGGAAAATCGCGGCGTTATTGCCGGCCTTCTCTCACTGGGCAAGGAGCCTTTCTTGTATCCAGTGGCGGGAATTCGTATGGTACATATTGATGATTTTCCTGCGCCAGTACCGAATGAAAAGCATGAAAAAATTTATCAGGAATACCGCTTGGAAATGCCTGACTTTTATCGTCAAATTTGGTGGCCGGATATGCTAAAAGCGGCAGAACGCTATGATATCAAATATACTGGACTAATTATCGAATCCTATAATAAGCAAATCTCTGGGCCATTTTCGCCGGAAAAAGGCGATGGGGCTACGCGGAATAACCTGGTTATCTACGGGCGCGAATTGTTGCGTCATGGCGGTGAATTGGGGATTCATGGCTACAACCACCAGCCGCTGGTGTTAAGCCACCAGCAAAAACATATGCGCGGTTTTTATGAGACCTGGCCTGGGCAAGAGCCTATGGCTGAAAGCCTGCGCGAGTTGAAACGCTATGTGGCGGAAGCGTATCCAGATTATCAGTTGCGCGTCTATGTGCCGCCGTCCAATATTTTGGGGCCTGAAGGAAGAGCGGCGGTGAAAGAAGTCTTTCCTGATTTGCATATTGTT
This sequence is a window from Anaeromusa acidaminophila DSM 3853. Protein-coding genes within it:
- the pgaD gene encoding poly-beta-1,6-N-acetyl-D-glucosamine biosynthesis protein PgaD; this encodes MMRSKNELPIIFVPQLEPKGQRTLEGMLKFILTVIFILILAVLTLALWIASGFHVQEQVLADAYIKRSWGMLFTVGWVALAAFLIMLVWQQYNLRVFGKRTRRQFPPPVGPAEVARMLQISEETVIHAQELRIGVFHVEDGKRILCDDEFVCTSLESVTTMEEPKKSGE
- a CDS encoding endo alpha-1,4 polygalactosaminidase, which produces MKKKTGLALCLAMIFLLSFATYGEVKDHSQSLSPRQEMIKLVQELRQYARAQKSDFVCIGNNGLELMMEKDELVSENELSGMLAGFDGMLLESFFYGSDMESNKRTPLEHRMYLMDALKRFQGAGKPVFNIEYANDPEIMGSAYRQSQRAGLIPLAADRRELNNIPQYPATVWEENASPITKLGEARNFLALFNPDRFETKEEYLQALERSRYDVLIIDAEYQGEWLEPADVARLQRKPNGVRRLVLSYFSIGEAESYRAYWKEEWNKKPPAWIVELNQDWEHNYRVKYWAPEWKQILYGSPSAQLDRILQAGFDGVFLDVVDVYQYL
- a CDS encoding NAD-dependent epimerase/dehydratase family protein: MKVLVVGKQDVVIDSLLVRLRKEGNEVSWSPLESNLSYGGACNLEALLALHKPECLIYRPFGDGNLQGLEGENAVSLLGQLLLYAERQGVSRFFLLSSSRIFGVAGKRLWESSQVVCPEGDQAAVLSAMERLLLCWPKEKGLNTCVVRIPLVYGEAQSIEEKALFLRRLQAARKTTTVVGGDYLHAGDAADGIERLLRSAQDLHIVHLAAVEPVSIELVMKCLNATPWPEIEKEEIVGWPSLAVSEEVEALQTWRPRYSLKSDLSEWSIPGAEASRNRGAGSWRSWLAQKKPYLENATLFALLAAFSFANSFGGLIDLRLGVDYNFLYIALMGLLYGKKQALPAGALAAALFIFHLQLRGMDVLTGLYQMEYLVHLTLYLLVAIVTGYVTDNAKRLTEDQTLTMQNLQHRYEDLRNLYGESLRLKDSLAARIVNANDSLNQIYDVVRSLDSVRHEEVYTEAVEVVGRILQIPAVALYTVNAESTYLRLRVRSHACAQSIKNSLRITDMPHCKTLMEERQVCVNRQPAEGEPVFAAPISYHGRVVAVLHLYGATFEKMSYYHADLLRVVALMVSDVLGRAYEYDQLQQDQRYIEGTSMLQAEEFEKVKEEMQNRQERFLQDYALLVLSGETELEKLCKKVSALIRAEDYLGVGRDGSVQLLLPNTSAGMAAQVMDRLRDAGFVVEERVA
- a CDS encoding DUF2194 domain-containing protein, which encodes MHHKSIYFVLGLVLFLGLLFQYNRQDGFLHLLKNTNDLVLRPVQDAPADVKNLAEETLLLVYDPLDGDSLRIRANVERTLRYMHKAVRPVSVQGASSFEGYSGVIVTASRLDRIVGSAALRQYVQQGGSLYVLASPALEAVSPEWAELLGWQSVDEQESSYGLKMESDLLLGAKGLELSEDDMVNSSLHGELRSGVKVHAKSQDEVPLLWEHPYGQGRVAVCNGNLLSSKENRGVIAGLLSLGKEPFLYPVAGIRMVHIDDFPAPVPNEKHEKIYQEYRLEMPDFYRQIWWPDMLKAAERYDIKYTGLIIESYNKQISGPFSPEKGDGATRNNLVIYGRELLRHGGELGIHGYNHQPLVLSHQQKHMRGFYETWPGQEPMAESLRELKRYVAEAYPDYQLRVYVPPSNILGPEGRAAVKEVFPDLHIVAAIFSASDDPEAADSYLQEFERGPDGILNMPRISADYVVPDYNRWSLINAINYLGIFSHFIHPDNIYYEENGQRSWREMYEGLDGLLRMVHDQYGWLRSCTMSQGGELVDDYLNLNYRVQREPERIRLHAWGFRQDAFFVLRSRQNVKYAEGAQVQKIGDQAYLVKLQRPEALIYLAAEATQ